Genomic DNA from Cytophagia bacterium CHB2:
TTTGGTTGCAACACGAAGAAGCCCGGACAACACCACGGTGTATTCATCAAATTGCGGCGTCTGGCCTGGCTCCACCCAGCCGGCCGGACTTTTCATGCGCGCGATGCTCACGTGTTCCGTTTCTGAATTGATGCGGCCAACAAACTCTTCAATGCGTTTGGGCTTGTTGCCGGCAGCTTGAATAATGGTTGGACTTTTGATATGAATCGGCATCTATTGAACCTCCCGGGATGATTTGATGCAAGTCTGACGCGCTGATTTTCAAAACAACAATTCACCCCCAGAACAAAATGTTGAGGGCTTTGAGGGAAATTATTAATGGCAATACGAATTGTTCACGACGGCCGGTCTTGAGTTGAATTGCCGCGGCTCAGTTCCTCTCAAAAAATCCCATGCGGCCATATTTCGCGATGCGCTGCTCGATCAATTCTTCCGCTGGAATTTTGATGAGTTTGTCCAATTCAAAAATCAAACAGTCTTTCAGAATGCGCGCTGCTTCATCATAATCGTGATGCGCGCCGCCTTTCGGCTCTTCGATGATGGCGTCGATGACGCCGAGCTTGATCAAGTCGCTCGCGCCAATTTTCATGGCTTCTGCGGCTTGCTCGGCCTTGGTGCTGTCATGCCAGAGAATGGCGGCGCAGCCTTCCGGCGAAATCACCGAGTACCAGGTGTTTTCCATCATCCACACGCGGTCGCCCACGCCGATGCCCAATGCGCCGCCGCTTGCGCCCTCGCCAATGATAACGATGATGATGGGCACGGGAAGATGCGACATCTCGAGCAAATTGCGCGCAATGGCCTCGGCCTGGCCGCGCTCTTCCGCGCCGATGCCGGGATAGGCGCCGGGCGTATCCACCAGCGAAATGATCGGGCGTTTGAATTTTGCCGCGAGTTTCATCACGCGCAGCGCTTTGCGATAACCTTCGGGATGGGGCATGCCGAAATTGCGATAGAGTTTTTGCTTGGTGTCGCGACCCTTTTGCTGGCCGACGATGAAGACTTTGTGCGTTCCGAGTTTGCCCAGGCCGGCAATGATCGCGGGATCGTCGCCGAACGCGCGGTCGCCGTGCAACTCGACGAAATCCTCCACCATGCGATCGAGATAATCTTGGGTATACGGCCGCTGCGGATGCCGCGCCAATTGCACGCGCTGCCAGCGCGTCAGCTTGGCGTAGGTTTCTTCGCGCAAACGCTTGGTTTTTTCTTCAAGTTTGCGGATTTCCTCCCCTAATCCCGCATTGGTGGTCGCGTCATACTCACGCATTTCCTGCAGGCGTTTCTCAAGCTCTGCAATCGGGCGTTCAAATTCGAGGATAAAACCGCTCATGACTTTTCCTTAGTTAGAGGTGGCAACAACGATTGATCTTGCGTGTGTGAGGCGGCGAGCGCCAAACCCGCGCTTTTACATCAAGCGAAAAACCGGCTGCGGCCAAGCCGCGGCGGACGAGGGCAATCAAATGCGGAACACTGCCCGGAATAAAATTTCCAAATCGAGCAACGGGCTGTAATGGGTGACATAATACAAATAATACTTATCTTTTTCTTCTTGCGAAAGCGGGATTTTTCGTTTGCGCACTTGCGCCAAGCCGGTAAGGCCGGGTGGTAAATCGATTTCTTTGGAACGCCCGGATTCTCCCGCTTCTTCGAAAATTTCGCGGCCAACCCAGGTGAGACGGCCGCGCAAAATTTCCCATAACCAGGGCCAGCGATCGAGGCGGCCGCCGCCTTTCAAATGCCACAATTTGAACGGCGGACGCTGCGGCAACTGGAGGGACAGGGACTCGAATTTCCGCACAACCAGCCAGCGCAGCAAGAAAAACGGCGCGATGAGAAGCAACAACGCTGCGGCCAGTACCACATCGAACACGCGCTTGCTCAAACGCGGCAGCGGCTCGAGCAAGCGGTTTTCAATCTCAACCAATGGCACATCGGCAATGGCGTCGATGCCGGATTTGCCGATGATCACGTCGAGGTGGCTGGGCGCGAGTTTGAAGCTGATCGGCTGCTTGCGCGGTCGCGACATGACGCGAATGATGCGATCAAACGGCACGCGCTGCGTGGAAAAAATCACTTGCTGAATGCGATGCGCGGAGGGCGATTGCAGCAGTTCTTCCAGCTCGTCGAGCGAAGCAATGACCGGCAACCCGGCATAACTCTGGCCGATTTGTTCCGGGGCGAGGCTGACGAGGCCGATCAATTCATAGCTGCCTTCGATATTGAGTTTGAGGCGCTCGACCAGCGGGCCATCGGAAACGAAATCGCCGACGATGATCGTGCGCGCGCCTAGCAGCGTGCGACCGAGTGTGCCGGTGTAAGTGCCGATGCCGACATGATACAACACTTTCACCAGCAAACGCCAGCCCGATAACAACAGAAGATTGAGGCCGCCGGCAATCAATACGACCTGGCGTGAAAACGCGTATTGGTTGAAAAAATACGTCAAGCTCGCGTTGATGAGAAAGCCCGTCGAGGTCGCCAGGAATGCTTGATACGAAGAAAAACGGCTGCGCTGAAAACAGCCGAATAGCGCCAGGCAAATCAACCAAACCAGCGAATAAACGACGTCAACGATGATATACTTTGACAGCACTGCGCTGCGCTCGAATCGCAGCCAGATGGCAGCGCCGAGATTGATCTGCATCAACAGCAAGTCGATGAACGGCACGGAAAGCTTGTCAAAGGCGGATTGCGCGAAGGCAACAGTGGCGCGCACCCAGATGGCGACATGCAGCAGCCAATACGAAACCACAAACATGCGCCGGCGAAAATGCTTGCGCACAAACAGCCCCATCGCCTGATAAAACACGCGCAGGCTGTCAATGCTGCTGCGCTTCGAACTCTCGCCTTTGAAATGAACGATCTGTGTGCCGGGAAAATAGTGAATGCGCCACCCGGCGGCGCGAAAGCGAAAACACCAATCGAGATCCTCACCGTACATGAAAAAATCTTCGTCGAGCAAACCCACCTGCGCCACGGCCTCGCGGCGCGCCACCATGAACGAGCCGGAAATCGCCTCGACTTCGCAGGTTTCATCTTCGGGCAGATAGGTCAGGTTGTAACGTCCAAACCACCAGCTGCGCGGGAACAGCGCGCTCAATCCGGAGAGCTTGGTGAATGCGACCCACGGCGTCGGGAAGCTGCGGCGACAGGCGAGTTGCAGCGTGCCGTCGGGATTCAATACTTTGCAGCCGACCATGCCCGTGCCCGGATGCGCTTGCATGAATCCACGAATCGCGGTGAACGTATCTTCCTGCACAACGGTATCGGGATTGAGCAACACCAGCAATCGGCCGCGACAACGCTTGAGCGCCAGATTGTTCGCCGCGGCAAAGCCGAGATTTGTGCTGTTCTCGATCAACACGCATTCGGGAAACTGCGCGCGCACCATTTCAGCCGAGCCGTCGTCAGAGGCGTTATCGACTACAAAAACTTCCGATGAAGTCTCCGCTAAAGCTTTGCGCAAAGAGAGCAGCGCCTGCCGTAAAAATTCGCGCACGTTATAGCTTACAATAATAATGGAAAATTCGCGCAGTTCCTCCACTTCAGGAAGCGGATTCTCGCTTGCAACAATACTGTCTCGCGGGCGGCCAGCGCGGGCGGAATCCTGAATCAGTGGCAGAGGATCAGGCATGATTACTTCTGTTAAAATTGACGGTAATTGATCGGGCCTTCGGAAACGCGGCAGGTTCGCCTATGCGGATGCCCACGCCGCGAAGCCGGCCAGCCCAAACGTTGTGTTTACCAAGCCCCACGATCATCTCGCGTTTCATGCAAAACCAACTTCGCTTCTTT
This window encodes:
- a CDS encoding acetyl-CoA carboxylase carboxyltransferase subunit alpha translates to MSGFILEFERPIAELEKRLQEMREYDATTNAGLGEEIRKLEEKTKRLREETYAKLTRWQRVQLARHPQRPYTQDYLDRMVEDFVELHGDRAFGDDPAIIAGLGKLGTHKVFIVGQQKGRDTKQKLYRNFGMPHPEGYRKALRVMKLAAKFKRPIISLVDTPGAYPGIGAEERGQAEAIARNLLEMSHLPVPIIIVIIGEGASGGALGIGVGDRVWMMENTWYSVISPEGCAAILWHDSTKAEQAAEAMKIGASDLIKLGVIDAIIEEPKGGAHHDYDEAARILKDCLIFELDKLIKIPAEELIEQRIAKYGRMGFFERN
- a CDS encoding cupin, which produces MPIHIKSPTIIQAAGNKPKRIEEFVGRINSETEHVSIARMKSPAGWVEPGQTPQFDEYTVVLSGLLRVATK
- a CDS encoding glycosyltransferase, with product MPDPLPLIQDSARAGRPRDSIVASENPLPEVEELREFSIIIVSYNVREFLRQALLSLRKALAETSSEVFVVDNASDDGSAEMVRAQFPECVLIENSTNLGFAAANNLALKRCRGRLLVLLNPDTVVQEDTFTAIRGFMQAHPGTGMVGCKVLNPDGTLQLACRRSFPTPWVAFTKLSGLSALFPRSWWFGRYNLTYLPEDETCEVEAISGSFMVARREAVAQVGLLDEDFFMYGEDLDWCFRFRAAGWRIHYFPGTQIVHFKGESSKRSSIDSLRVFYQAMGLFVRKHFRRRMFVVSYWLLHVAIWVRATVAFAQSAFDKLSVPFIDLLLMQINLGAAIWLRFERSAVLSKYIIVDVVYSLVWLICLALFGCFQRSRFSSYQAFLATSTGFLINASLTYFFNQYAFSRQVVLIAGGLNLLLLSGWRLLVKVLYHVGIGTYTGTLGRTLLGARTIIVGDFVSDGPLVERLKLNIEGSYELIGLVSLAPEQIGQSYAGLPVIASLDELEELLQSPSAHRIQQVIFSTQRVPFDRIIRVMSRPRKQPISFKLAPSHLDVIIGKSGIDAIADVPLVEIENRLLEPLPRLSKRVFDVVLAAALLLLIAPFFLLRWLVVRKFESLSLQLPQRPPFKLWHLKGGGRLDRWPWLWEILRGRLTWVGREIFEEAGESGRSKEIDLPPGLTGLAQVRKRKIPLSQEEKDKYYLYYVTHYSPLLDLEILFRAVFRI